In a genomic window of Thermoproteus tenax Kra 1:
- a CDS encoding asparagine synthase C-terminal domain-containing protein produces the protein MSLPQLLREAAAEAQCDSVLLSGGLDSSTVAWALREAGLRPVAFNAQYAPRPGTDVPYLLEVARQLGLRTVIVWASEEEAVRAAEEVVGILRVFNPMEVVNCAAAYLAMRAAAEMGARRICTGDGGDELFAGYSFMHKLPPRELDEYIRRLTETWYFCAFDVGKALGLEIQAPYLHPRVVEYALSVPAEEKVRGGYGKYLVRRQFEGLLPREVVWRRKDPLEVGSGFAALYDVLAKRGEGYEADIPVAGAARYLYKAFREKGLSYERGTRSPCPVCGHEMRGGYCPMCGHYEQKA, from the coding sequence ATGAGTCTGCCCCAGCTCCTGAGGGAGGCCGCAGCGGAGGCGCAGTGCGACTCAGTCCTTCTGTCTGGGGGGTTGGACTCGTCCACTGTGGCCTGGGCGCTTAGGGAGGCCGGGCTGAGGCCCGTTGCCTTCAACGCACAGTACGCCCCGAGGCCCGGGACCGATGTGCCCTATCTACTCGAAGTGGCGAGACAGCTCGGCCTGCGCACGGTCATCGTGTGGGCGAGCGAGGAGGAGGCCGTGAGGGCGGCGGAGGAGGTGGTGGGGATTCTGAGGGTTTTCAACCCGATGGAGGTGGTCAACTGCGCCGCCGCGTATCTGGCCATGAGGGCCGCGGCCGAGATGGGGGCGAGGAGGATATGCACGGGGGACGGCGGAGACGAGCTCTTCGCAGGCTACAGCTTCATGCACAAACTGCCTCCGAGGGAGCTCGACGAGTATATAAGGCGGCTCACCGAGACTTGGTACTTCTGCGCCTTCGACGTGGGCAAGGCGCTTGGGCTTGAGATACAAGCGCCCTATCTCCACCCGAGGGTCGTCGAGTACGCGCTCTCGGTGCCCGCCGAAGAGAAAGTCAGAGGGGGCTACGGCAAGTACCTGGTCAGACGCCAGTTCGAGGGCTTGTTGCCCAGAGAGGTCGTGTGGCGCCGTAAGGACCCGCTGGAGGTCGGGAGCGGCTTCGCCGCTTTATACGACGTCTTGGCCAAGAGGGGCGAGGGCTATGAGGCCGACATACCAGTCGCGGGCGCTGCCAGGTATTTGTACAAGGCCTTTAGAGAGAAGGGGCTGTCCTACGAGAGGGGGACGAGGAGTCCGTGCCCCGTCTGCGGCCATGAAATGAGGGGCGGATACTGCCCTATGTGCGGCCACTACGAGCAGAAAGCCTAG
- a CDS encoding winged helix-turn-helix domain-containing protein: MDKIKSEILALLQREGPLPVYRIAKELGLSYGAAQWHIFSLEKQGLVKTYRMGNKRYAALNSNDLLRVYRVGDVLRDLELMLLAYGIKEDFTVEEALERLRSKRMAHIAQIIEEIARERIKREEERKRGAESSQGE, encoded by the coding sequence GTGGACAAGATAAAGTCCGAGATCCTTGCGTTGTTGCAGAGGGAAGGGCCCCTTCCGGTGTACAGAATAGCGAAGGAGCTCGGCTTGAGCTACGGCGCGGCGCAGTGGCATATTTTCTCGCTGGAGAAACAGGGCCTGGTGAAGACGTACCGGATGGGGAACAAGAGGTACGCTGCGTTGAACTCGAACGACCTGCTCAGAGTGTACAGAGTTGGGGACGTCTTAAGGGATCTAGAGCTGATGCTCTTGGCGTATGGGATCAAAGAGGACTTCACAGTGGAGGAGGCGCTGGAAAGACTGCGCTCGAAGAGGATGGCCCATATAGCCCAGATAATAGAGGAGATAGCTAGGGAGCGGATAAAGAGGGAGGAGGAGAGGAAGAGAGGCGCGGAGAGCTCCCAGGGGGAATAG
- a CDS encoding thioredoxin/glutaredoxin: MRVSIVVHHTCASSWKLFRGLRERGLRVELAPAELSHLRGMVLGIPAVFLDDRLMLYDPVTADDVEALIRGTAGGELSEQEAISNFVTGVIYNQALLSLAVLHKSFKPILADRELVEVLTRARFKGRPDVAERARKTLLEQDRRIFDENRERMLKALAYGLVRELYWLGLPLDDANERLVSAWLLAKATVGRIGLQYPRPGVDPAVSTAVVQTLRERGADYLKRIEEEQRAIASDQEFMALFAPR; encoded by the coding sequence ATGCGCGTAAGCATTGTAGTGCATCACACCTGCGCCTCTAGTTGGAAGCTGTTCAGAGGGCTCAGAGAGAGGGGGCTCAGAGTCGAGCTAGCGCCCGCCGAGCTGTCGCACTTGAGAGGCATGGTCTTGGGGATACCGGCCGTCTTTCTGGACGACAGACTAATGCTCTACGACCCTGTGACTGCCGACGACGTCGAGGCGCTGATAAGGGGGACCGCTGGAGGCGAGCTTTCGGAGCAAGAGGCCATCTCCAACTTCGTCACCGGCGTTATATACAACCAGGCCCTGCTGTCGCTGGCCGTTCTGCATAAGTCGTTTAAGCCCATTTTGGCCGACCGCGAGCTGGTCGAAGTGCTAACCCGCGCCAGATTCAAGGGCAGGCCCGACGTAGCAGAGAGGGCGCGCAAGACCCTCCTGGAGCAAGACCGCCGCATCTTCGATGAGAATAGGGAGAGGATGCTCAAGGCCCTTGCGTACGGCCTAGTCCGAGAGCTCTACTGGCTCGGCCTGCCCTTGGACGACGCCAATGAGCGCCTCGTGTCGGCGTGGCTCTTGGCCAAGGCTACCGTCGGAAGGATAGGGCTCCAGTATCCGAGGCCCGGCGTGGATCCCGCGGTCTCCACCGCTGTGGTGCAGACGCTTAGAGAGAGGGGGGCCGACTACCTAAAAAGGATAGAGGAGGAGCAGAGGGCCATAGCCTCAGACCAAGAGTTCATGGCGCTATTCGCGCCGCGCTAG